A portion of the Planctomycetota bacterium genome contains these proteins:
- a CDS encoding DUF421 domain-containing protein, whose product MFFTSTDSLLRILVVGACSYVALVLLIRVYGKRSLSQFNAFDLVVTVALGSTLATALLSRSTALADGVLAFVLLLSMQFVVTWLSVRVRAADRVVKSEPRLLCFRGRFLRDAMQDERITEDEVRTGVRSEGFGALRQVEAVVLESSGALSVVPADRTGTLPTSLEGVRGWSDSPRAPADTTGEGPAT is encoded by the coding sequence ATGTTCTTCACCAGCACCGACTCGCTGCTGCGGATCCTCGTCGTTGGCGCGTGCTCGTACGTCGCCCTCGTGCTGCTCATCCGCGTGTACGGCAAGCGATCCCTCTCGCAGTTCAACGCCTTCGACCTCGTGGTGACCGTCGCACTCGGGTCCACGCTCGCCACCGCGCTGCTCTCGAGGTCCACCGCGCTCGCCGACGGCGTGCTGGCCTTCGTGCTGCTCCTCTCCATGCAGTTCGTGGTGACGTGGCTGTCGGTGCGCGTCCGGGCGGCCGACCGCGTCGTGAAGTCCGAGCCGCGCCTGCTCTGCTTCCGGGGCCGCTTCCTCCGCGACGCCATGCAGGACGAACGCATCACCGAAGACGAAGTCCGAACGGGCGTGCGCAGCGAGGGCTTCGGTGCGCTGCGCCAGGTCGAGGCGGTCGTGCTCGAGTCGAGCGGGGCGCTGAGCGTCGTTCCGGCCGACCGCACCGGGACGCTCCCGACGTCGCTGGAAGGTGTGCGCGGGTGGAGCGACTCGCCCAGGGCGCCGGCGGACACGACGGGCGAAGGCCCGGCGACCTAG